The following coding sequences are from one Microbacterium sp. SORGH_AS_0969 window:
- a CDS encoding alpha/beta fold hydrolase, whose protein sequence is MDAVPALTEVPAPQFVIVGDNVRLATYTWGDPDADAVLCVHGFGSSTRDNWVNTGWVRDLLRAGFRVVAVDQRGHGASDKPHDAASYTMPTLVSDLVAVLDTYLLDSVRYLGYSLGGRVGWQLAVDAPEHVERAVLGGIPDGRPLARLKVDQARAFLDHGTPVEDATTLRYVSLAERVPGNDLRALVAIAEGMRLGETDPDPASPPQQPVLIATGTEDPIHDQSQHLASLLPHGEFADIPGRHHVNAPGARTFREAGVEFLSRES, encoded by the coding sequence ATGGATGCCGTGCCCGCGCTCACCGAGGTCCCCGCGCCGCAGTTCGTCATCGTCGGCGACAACGTCCGGCTGGCGACGTACACGTGGGGCGACCCCGACGCGGACGCCGTGCTGTGCGTCCACGGCTTCGGGTCGAGCACGCGCGACAACTGGGTCAACACGGGGTGGGTGCGCGACCTCTTGCGCGCCGGATTCCGTGTCGTCGCCGTGGATCAGCGCGGCCACGGTGCGAGCGACAAGCCGCACGACGCCGCGTCGTACACGATGCCGACGCTGGTGAGCGACCTCGTCGCGGTCCTCGACACCTACCTGCTCGACTCGGTTCGCTACCTCGGCTATTCACTCGGTGGCCGGGTGGGGTGGCAGCTGGCCGTCGACGCGCCCGAGCACGTCGAGCGGGCGGTGCTCGGTGGCATCCCGGACGGTCGTCCGCTGGCGCGGTTGAAGGTCGACCAGGCACGCGCGTTCCTCGACCACGGCACGCCGGTGGAGGATGCCACCACCCTGCGCTACGTCTCGCTCGCCGAACGCGTACCCGGCAACGACCTGCGGGCCCTCGTCGCGATCGCGGAGGGGATGCGGCTCGGCGAGACCGACCCCGACCCCGCGTCGCCGCCGCAGCAACCGGTGCTCATCGCGACCGGCACCGAGGATCCGATCCACGATCAGTCGCAGCACCTCGCCTCCCTCCTGCCGCACGGCGAGTTCGCCGACATCCCCGGCCGTCATCACGTGAATGCGCCGGGGGCACGGACCTTCCGCGAGGCCGGGGTGGAGTTCCTCTCGCGCGAAAGCTGA